The DNA window CGAAGGGCGGCGATTTGCACAATCATCTGTCGGGAGGCATTTACGCCGAAACGTTTATCCAGTGGGCGGCGGAGAAAAATCTGTGTGTGAATCAGGCGACGGGCGTGCTGACGCAACCATCCTGTGACCCCGACAAGGGCGTGCCGCCGGTGAGCAAGGCGCTGACGGATGGGATGTTGTACCGGCAATTGATTGACGCCTGGTCTATGCGATATTGGCAACCGGGGCCGTTGTCGGGGCAGAACGGGCACGATCATTTCTTTGATGCCTTTGGCAAATTCGGCGCGGCGACCGCCGGGCAGACGGGGCAGATGCTGGCCGAAGCGGCGGCGCGGGCGGCCAGGGGGCGGGTCAGTTACTTGGAAGTGATGCTGACACCGGCGAGCGGGCAATCTACGGCGTTGGGCTTGAAGGTCGGCTGGGATGGTGATTTCGCGGGCACTTTGGACAAATTGAAAAGCAACGGCCTCGCCGACGCGGTAGCCGAAGGCGTCAAGGCGTTGCAGCAAGCCGAAGCCGAAAAGGACAAGGTGTTGCAATGTGGCACCCCGCAAGCCGCTGCCGGATGCAAGGTGACGTTGCGTTATGTCGCGCAGGTTTCGCGTGGCGCGGCGCTCGGTGTCGTGTTTGCGCAAATGGCGACAGGCTTGGCGCTGGCGAATGATCCAAATTCCAAAGTCGTCGGGGTGAATCTGGTGCAGCCGGAAGACGGCTTGCTCTCGATGCAAAATTTCGCGTTGCACATGGAGATGCTGGCCTTCCTGCGTCCGCGCTATCCACAGGCGCATTTGAGCTTGCACGCGGGCGAACTCGCGCCCGGCAGCGTACCTCCCGCCGGGTTGTCGTTTCACATTCGTGATTCGGTGCTGAAGGCGCAGGCCGAACGCATCGGGCACGGTGTAGACATCATGCACGAAGACGAGCCGTACCAGTTGCTGCGCGAAATGGCGCGCCGCCGCGTGCTGGTGGAAATCTGCCTGACGAGTAATGAGGTGATTCTGGGCGTGCGGGGCGCACAGCATCCGCTGGCGACCTATCTGCAATTCGGCGTGCCGGTGGCGTTGGCGACCGATGACGAAGGCGTCTCGCGTTCTGAAATTTCGCGCGAATTTTTGAAAGCTGCTGAAGAGCACGGGCTGGGTTATCTGCAA is part of the Acidobacteriota bacterium genome and encodes:
- a CDS encoding adenosine deaminase, with the translated sequence MGTPEQRAARYFESIRRAPPQMLAFLLRMPKGGDLHNHLSGGIYAETFIQWAAEKNLCVNQATGVLTQPSCDPDKGVPPVSKALTDGMLYRQLIDAWSMRYWQPGPLSGQNGHDHFFDAFGKFGAATAGQTGQMLAEAAARAARGRVSYLEVMLTPASGQSTALGLKVGWDGDFAGTLDKLKSNGLADAVAEGVKALQQAEAEKDKVLQCGTPQAAAGCKVTLRYVAQVSRGAALGVVFAQMATGLALANDPNSKVVGVNLVQPEDGLLSMQNFALHMEMLAFLRPRYPQAHLSLHAGELAPGSVPPAGLSFHIRDSVLKAQAERIGHGVDIMHEDEPYQLLREMARRRVLVEICLTSNEVILGVRGAQHPLATYLQFGVPVALATDDEGVSRSEISREFLKAAEEHGLGYLQLKALARHSLEHAFLPGKSLWADARRFQPVPACANGATNARQQFLNGNEKARLQWQLEEDLRQFERALPQ